A window from Onychostoma macrolepis isolate SWU-2019 chromosome 07, ASM1243209v1, whole genome shotgun sequence encodes these proteins:
- the rassf10b gene encoding ras association domain-containing protein 10 has product MEAEENKISVWVCREEKLVSGLSKRTTCADVIRVLLEEQNLEQRVSLPGSPQSYCIVEKWRGFERILPNKTKILRLWSAWGEEQENVRFVLVKNEASLPSNGPRSAEARVVLSKESPCIYKGTARVTMALSQEKQRRIVRKAFRKLDKINKKRAQAVSKDGSSMEKMETLVHLVISQDHTIRQQIQRIKELDREIERYEAKVHFDRMKMHGINYVQDTYLVDANPDKVGEGDKPSPETALAQFEEYSQRCEEVIKLQEELANHEALMESITTEIQEELNQRWMKRRHEELANKDSEATSGETSLRVTTQEKDDGPSVVDVSSDNELLLEEERIRTQLDTSLYIGLRLNTDLEAIRNDLDLTQEIWGAKEKELRDLMEKVNSLDFEEDSEAEAELKEENTIETDRLMPLKGESVWVEQARGLSKTCDVNDDDSDTGLSSMHSQDSDITPICESLV; this is encoded by the coding sequence ATGGAGGCAGAGGAGAATAAAATTTCAGTGTGGGTTTGTCGCGAAGAGAAGCTGGTGTCGGGCTTGTCCAAGCGCACGACCTGCGCGGATGTGATCCGGGTTTTACTGGAGGAGCAGAACCTGGAGCAGCGCGTCTCTCTCCCGGGCTCTCCTCAGTCCTACTGCATCGTGGAGAAATGGAGAGGATTTGAACGGATTTTACCGAACAAAACCAAGATTCTGCGACTGTGGAGCGCGTGGGGAGAGGAACAGGAAAACGTCCGGTTTGTGTTGGTGAAAAACGAGGCGTCTTTACCCAGCAACGGGCCGCGGAGCGCAGAGGCGCGCGTCGTTCTCAGCAAGGAGAGCCCTTGTATCTACAAGGGGACCGCAAGAGTGACCATGGCTCTGTCACAGGAGAAACAAAGACGGATAGTCAGGAAAGCGTTCAGAAAGTTGGATAAAATCAATAAGAAACGGGCGCAGGCTGTGTCTAAAGATGGCTCATCTATGGAGAAGATGGAGACCCTTGTGCACCTGGTCATTTCTCAAGATCACACTATCCGCCAGCAGATTCAGAGGATAAAAGAGCTCGACAGGGAAATCGAAAGGTATGAGGCCAAAGTTCATTTTGACAGAATGAAGATGCATGGGATCAACTATGTCCAGGATACGTATTTAGTGGACGCCAACCCAGATAAAGTTGGTGAGGGGGACAAACCGAGCCCAGAAACAGCTCTCGCCCAGTTTGAGGAATATTCTCAGAGATGCGAGGAGGTCATCAAACTGCAGGAAGAGCTGGCGAACCACGAGGCCCTCATGGAGAGCATTACAACTGAGATTCAAGAGGAACTCAACCAGAGGTGGATGAAGAGAAGACACGAGGAACTTGCGAATAAAGACTCTGAAGCCACGTCCGGCGAGACGTCTCTCAGAGTCACAACTCAAGAAAAAGACGATGGACCTTCAGTGGTGGATGTATCGTCTGACAATGAGTTACTTCTGGAAGAAGAGAGGATCAGAACCCAACTCGACACCAGTTTGTACATCGGTCTGCGGCTCAACACTGATTTGGAGGCCATAAGGAATGATTTGGACTTGACCCAGGAGATATGGGGAGCAAAAGAGAAAGAACTGAGGGATTTAATGGAGAAAGTCAACTCTTTGGATTTTGAGGAGGACAGTGAGGCCGAAGCTGAGTTGAAAGaggaaaacacaatagaaacagACAGATTGATGCCTCTCAAGGGGGAAAGTGTGTGGGTGGAGCAGGCAAGAGGGCTTTCAAAAACATGTGATGTGAATGATGACGACTCAGATACAGGACTCAGCTCAATGCATAGTCAAGACTCAGATATCACACCCATCTGCGAATCGTTGGTGTAA